Part of the Rhizobiales bacterium NRL2 genome is shown below.
CCGCTATGACATGGATTTCCGTGCGGCGGCGAAGCGGTATTGCGCACTCGGTACCGCCGACGACATTGCAGCCCAACTCAACGGATTCCATGAGGCCGGTGTTCGCCACATCGTGCTCGATCTGGTCGGCGACTACGAGGAGCGCATCGACCACATGCGCGCTTTCGCCGATTCGGTTCTGCCACGTCTACGCAGTCTCGGCAGCCAATAGCGGGCCTCTTCAGGTCAAGCAACGGCACCCTTCGAGCATGCCCCCTGCCGAACTGCAGGTGGTCGCCGCCGCCCGCCGCAGCGTGATGCTCCCGCATTCGCGTCAATGCGGCCAAGTCTTTCGTGCCTTTGCCGAGCGTTCGACACTCCGATAGGTTGCCACAACGCCTCCTCGCCTTCGAGACGGCGCCGACACCACGCGTTAGTCAGGGCAGAGGGCCATCAGATGACCGGGGCCGACCTCAGCACACCCCCGGCCTCGAGCTGCCCGATCTCTGCCGCCGACAGCCCGAGGTGCTCGGCGAGGATCTCGCCGTTGTGCTCGCCCAGATCGGGTGCGTTGCGGGAGGTCAGATCACCCCGGTCCGGGAGGCGGAACAGTGAGCCCGGAACCTTGAAGGGCCCGAGCGCCGGATCATCGATGTCGATGACGGTCTGGCGCTCGAGGAGTTGTGGATGGCGGATAGCGTCGGCGACGGTCAGCACGGGGGCGCAGGGCACGCGCTCGGCCTGCAGCCGATTGATTGCCGCCGCGTCGCTCGGCTGTTCGGCAAACCATGCCTCGATGATGCGGCGAATCTCGTCGCGGTAGGCATAGCGTGATGGGCTGTCATGGAACCGCTCGTCCTCGCCAAGGTCGGGGCGACCCATCGCCCGCAACAGCCGGCGCCACATGTCCTCGCCAACAGGCAGCAGGACGACATGCCCCTCGCGTGCCTTGAAGACGCCTGCCGGCGCGATCGCCATATGATCGGGGCCAGAGCGGCGATGTTCGATCTCGCCGCCGGACGCCGTATACGTCTCGAGGGCAACGGCATGGCCATGGAAGTAGAAGTCGAGCAACGAAACGTCGATTCTCTCTCCCCCACCGCCGCGCTTCATCCGGCCGTAAAGGGCAGCATTCAGTGCCGCGAGCGCAGATACACCGGCGCCAACATCGCCAATCGCCGCCCCGACAAAAGGCGGGGACGCGTCCGGATCGCCGATCAACGACATGATGCCGGAATAGGCTTGGCCAATATGGTCAAAGCCCGGAAGGTTGGCGAGCGGACCTTCCTGGCCGAAGGCCGAGATCTGGCACAGGATCAGGTCAGGATTCAGCGCGTGGACCACCTCCCAGCCGAGGCCGAGGCGCCCGATCACGCCGGGCGAGAAATTCTCGACCATGACGTCAGCTTTGACGACGAGCCGCTGCACGAGATCGAGGCCGCGCTGCTGGTGAATGTCCACGCAGAGGCTCTTCTTGCCCAGATTCTGCTGGATGAAATAAGCGCTTCGGCCATTGCGCAACACCGGCAGCCTACGCGCATGGTCGCCAGTCGGTGCAAGCTCGATCTTGATGACCTCGGCGCCCAGTTCGGCCAAAGCGCGGGTACAAACCGGTCCCGCCACAAACTGAGTGAAGTCGAGGACCAGAAGGCCTTCGAGCGGTCGGCTATCTAAGCTATCAACGCCCGGCGCCCGTGTCACCGTCATCGCGTGGCAGGCGCCGCCTGGCCCCCGCGCACCAGCCGGCCCGGCATGGCTCCAGTCGCCTCGCCGTTCTCGAAGGTGACTTCGCCCCCGTTAACGATGGCGCGGAAGCCTTCGGCGCGCTGCACCAGCCGCCGGCCGCCAGCCGGCAAATCGTAAACCATTTCGGGCGCACACAGACGCAGGTGCTCGAAGTCGATCACGTTGAGGTCGGCCTTGTAGCCTTCGGCAACCCGGCCGCGGTCATTCAGGCCGTAGAGCGCGGCCGTCTCCGACGTCTGTTTCCGCACCGCCGCCTCAAGGGAAATCTTCGGCCCGCGGCTCCGGTCGCGCGCCCAGTGGCTCAGCATGTAGGTCGGGGTCGAGGCGTCGCAGATCAGGCCGCAATGCGCCCCGCCGTCGGAGAGACCGAGGATGGCGTTGGGATGCGCCATCATCCGCTCGATTGCCCCGAAATCGCCTTCCGCGTAGTTGAGTGCCGGCATGAACAGGAGTTCGTGACCATCGCGCTCCAGCAACACGTCGAGCGCGACCTCCTGTGGGTCCAGGCCCTCGCGCTCGGCCTTCGCTGCGATGCTCGCCTCGGCCGGCGGCTCGTAGTCCGGCGGGTCGCCAAGGCGGAACATCCGATCGAAGCGCGTGGTGACCGTGCGCATAATGTCGCTCTTGTGACTCCGCCGCTCGCTCATCAGCTGCGCGCGGAACTCTGGGTCGCGCAACGCTGTCACCCGCTCGGCGAGCGACAGGTTGGCGATCCGCTTGTAGCTCGGGCGGCTGATAAAGGGGTTGAGACTGCTTTCCAGTCCGAGCAGAAAGCCAATCGGCCGGCCGGCAACCTGGCAAAGGACCTCCTCCCCCTCGGCCGTCGACTGGGCCATACGGTCGAGCAGTCGGGCATATTTCTGCGGATCGTCGTTCATCTGCGTGAGCAAGAACCAGACCGGCCGGCTCGAGACACGCTTCAGTCGGCGGAGCAAGCCGAAATCATCGTCCTCGTCGAGGAAGTCGAGATTGACGCCTATCGCGCCCTTGCCGGTCTCGCCAACGGCCTGTGCCAACGCCACGAGTTCGTCAGCGCCGACCCCGTAGCCTGGGATGTGTGCGCCCTTCGAGGTGCGATGGACGTCGGCGCGGGAACTGGTGAGCCCGAGTGCTCCGGCGTGGATCGCCTCGCGGACCATTCGCGTCATCGAGGAAAGGTCGTCCGCAGTCGCTGGTTCGTTGGCCGCCCCCCGGTCGCCCATTACATAGGCACGCATCGCCGCATGGGTGGCTTGGGCGCCCACGTCGATCGCCCTGGGCACTCGATCCAGATGATCGAGATAATCGGGGAAGGTCTCCCACTCCCACGAAATGCCTTCGTGCAAAGCAATGCCGGGGATGTCCTCGACCCCCTCCATCATCTCGATCAGGAAATCATGCTGGTCGGGACGGACTGGCGCAAAACCGACGCTGCAGTTGCCCATGACGATAGTGGTAACGCCGTGCCAGGACGACGGCGCAAGCTGACCATCCCATGTCGCCTGTCCGTCATAATGCGTGTGCACATCGACAAAGCCCGGGGTGATCAGTTGACCACCGGCGCGGATCTCGCGCCGGCCTGGGCCCGCCTGGCGCCCGACTTCGGCTATCCGACCGTCGCTGACTGCGACATCGCCCCGATATGCAGGCTTCCCCGTCCCGTCGACGATAAGACCATCGCGAATGACAAGATCAAACATGGTTCCTCCCCGCAACGCTGCTTGTTCCTAAGCTAGATATTAGCCGACATCGTTCTCCAGACAATGTCGGCAGCCCGCCTTCCCATCGGTCAACTTGATGCCACGGAACCTGGACAGGCTATCTTGCAGGCATTTCTGTACATTGCCGTGCACGATCCGGCCGCGTAGCCGTCTCGGCTACCGACCCGCCCGGAGGTCATCATACCGCCAGGCCGGCCGTCAGGCTCCGCTTCGCCAGCCAGCCGGCCTGACGGTAAAGCAGCCCATGCACTAACATTCCACCCGGACCAATCGCTCGGGGCTGGTCATCCCGTTTGAAATCGTCGCTGAAATTGGCCTTACACTTCTTGTCGCCTCCCTGCCTCAAAATCAGGGAAGAAGGCATCTACGAATCCGGGGGCTATTCATTCCCAGAGGCGCTTCGAAAAACGTGTCCTCGCGTCGACGTTCTTCAGGGGCAGATGGACATCGTAGCCATACACTTCCGAACGCAACCAGACAATCTCCTCGTCCGGTGAGCCGGTGAGCGTCCACCATGACTTGGGCCTTTCCGGCGTCCCGGGGTCCCAGCGATAGCCTCGGTTTCTGAGCAGATCTTTCGCCTCGAAGGGCGAATCCGTTGCCCGCAGAAGGCTGAGTTCTCTTCGCGCCGAATCCAGTAACGCAGCCATCGCGGTGCGTCCGCTGGCAGGCAGTTCCCTAGTGAGGGCGAAGGCCGCCGCGATACAGTCGTTCAGAGCCCTGTGCCCGTCGTAGAACCATCCCATCCGAAGCAGCAGGAACTCTAGCGCGCCGCCGGGGAACCCCTCGCCCCGCCAATCCACGTCGGCGAGCGAACAGGCCCAGGGAACCTGTTCGAAGACCTTCCAGGGGCGCTCGACCATGGGACGGTCAAACGCGGCATTGTGCGAGATCACGAGATCGGCGCCCTTTACAAGGGATGTGAGCCGATCCTCGTCGACCACCTTGCCGGCGACCATCTCTTCGGCGATTCCATGGATCTCCAGGCTTGCCGGCGGGATGGGCATTCCGGGATCCCGCAGTTCATCGAGCGCTTCATCGAAAAAGATTGCCGTGATGCCGCCGCTCCGCAGATCATACTCGAAAGGAAGGATCGCGATCTCGATGACTTCATCGACTTCGATATCGAGGCCGGTGGTCTCGACATCGACGAACAGGCCGCGTCGGCGGGGACCTTCCGGGGAGGGCAAATTCCAGTCCTTCGGGTCCGGCAAGCGTTCCAGAACACGGTAGTCCGGGTGCGCATTCAGGAGCTGGACAGCAGCTGTGATGTCATCAAGGTCGGCCATGCAGCAGCCTAACCCGCCCTGCTACCGCAGGGCACCTGCCGGAGGTCAGATTTCAACCAGGTATCGCGCCTGGAGGTTGGCAACATGCGCGCGAAGCCAGTCGGGGCCTTCCCGATTCTGCCACGACTCCCAGAGCGCCGGGTAGGAAAGCGAGGCAAAGCGCGGGAATCCGCCCCCTGTGCGCCCGGCAAGGGCCTCGATCTCGGCTTGGTGCCAGGCAAAGACCGGGTCTGCCTCCGGGTTGGCGGGCTCCCAGTAGAGGTAAAGCAGCATCACCTCCTGGCCCGGGAAAGTGTACGCGAGGCCGAAGGCGTGCTTGATGAGCTGCGCCGCGTCGAGATGAACGTATCCGCGCGGGTCCCGCTTCAGCCGTTCCATTTCCGCGAACCAGGGGCTGTCGCGACGCTCGTCCCGAATCTTGTCCGAGTAGGCATCCGCGAACCTGGCCTCATGCGAAGCCAGGTACTCAGTGCACTTGGACTCGACGGCAAGAACCTGGCCTCCCGCCTCTGCGACGAGGTCGAGGTTGGGGCTGTTGCCCCTGAGACCCGTCGGGCACTTATGTTCGAAGCCGAGCCTGGTGATTTCACTCACACCAGCCAGCGCGAGTTCTTCGGGCCGCGTCTTGAAGGGGCCAAAGCAGTTCGCCGCAAGCGCTGAAGAGGAATGGGCAGCCAGGAACTTGCCCTCCAGTTCGTTGCCATCACCCTGCTCGAAATCCTGCCTGAAATCATCCAGGCGGACGCCTTCGAGAAGATTGGCCTCCGCCGTCTCGCCGTAGCCTTTTCCGTCGAGTGGCCTGTCGGGACGGGTGCGCCTGTAAGCGGCTGCCAGAGCGTGCGCGGCACGAACCGATATGCTGGACATGGATCATGTCTACAGCGAGATGTCGCCCTATGCCAGAAACACGCGCCGCAGAGAGGACCGGTTTGGTCGAACTGACGATTTCTTGTTCCTACAACCCGCTGACGCGTCCGCGCCCGCGGTTGATGGTCCTGGCAATGATGGCATTGGCCTTGATCATGGCTCTGGCCGTCTGCTTGCCAGGCATTCTGCAAGCGGCCGAACGGGAGGCCAGCGGAGCCGTCACGAAGGTCCGCGACGGCGACACGATCATAGTCGGCAATACCCCGGTGCGCTTCAACGGAGTTGCTGCCCCGGAACTGGCTGAACCTTATGGCCAGCAATCAAGAAGGGCGATGAGCGGCCTGGTGGCGGGCAAGCAGATCCGTTGCGAGCGCACAGGTCATCGAAGTTATGACCGTTGGGTCGGCACCTGCCATCTGCCCGACGGGACCAACCTGTCCGCCGCGATTATCTGGATGGGCCTCGCGAGGTATTATCCCCGCTACAGCGGCGGCCGCTACCAGGAGTTCGAGACCGCCCGGAGCAAGCGCCTTGCCTTTCCGGGCTATTGCCGGAACTGACGTGCGCTCACCCCGTCAATCTTGCGGACTCGCTCATACGATGTGCTACAGAGAGGAAGCGATGCAGCACGCTAGGCTCAGACATCTGGTCCAGAGCAATTGCTGGAACACCTGAAGGGTTTGACGTTGTGGTCTGGATCCCGTCAATTGCTTGGATTTCGTCCAGAAAGCGTTGGCGTACGTCCACATCAGCCAATGCCGGCCGCGATTTGAGGTAATGGAAGGCTATTTCCAAGCGTCCGCCGGAGCGCCGGACAAATAGTGGCCACGCACGTTTGCCATCATTCGTTTGAACGCTTATCGCAATTGCATCTTGAGTGTTTGTAGGGGCGGCTTCGTAGCCCTGTTGTTCGGCCCATTCGACGATTTGCCCTGCGACAAACCCATGCTGCTCGCCATACTTGGCGGCAAGTTGAGCAATCCACTCAGCATTTGAAATGGGCGGCAGCTTGCTCCCGGACGCGGATTTGTTACTTGCGGCGCGGGCGGTTTTGCCGATGACGCCCGGCACGATCGTTCTGGTGCCCGCCTCATCCGTGAAATGAGCAACTTCGATCGCTAGAACTTCTGCCGGCCGCATTTGCTCGTTGAGAAACTCGATGATCCTACGCAGCTCTTTAGGGATCACGTCGGCCACGAACACCATTCGGATCCGACCAGCTTTCAGATTCGCTTCCACGCGTTGCCAGAACTCCTCACCGTCGAGATCGTCGCCGAGGAAGTTCGACAATCTCTCGTTGGGCTCCACGCCATCCGCTCGACAGGAGAGCTCGAACTCTTCAATGAATTCAGCGGCAGGCCAATACGCAACGCCGTTTGCCGCATAATCCAGCATTTGGGCCACAACTTCCCTACGCGCTCGCGTGTCCGACGCCCGCTTGACCTCCACCAGGATCGGAATGCCGTTCTCGTCCACGAACAGGTGGTCGAGAGACCATCGGGCACTACCACTATCTTCATCGGGAACGGTCTTTTCCCGCTTGATCAGTAGGAGACCATTGGATTGGCCTGCAGCGCCGATCAGCTCCGGGAAACTGGCTAGCATCTCCTGCAGCACGTCCTCAGACTCGTAGGGTCGTGCATCGAGCCGGACGATGCTTCCTTCCCTGATGATGAAGATCGAACCGGACATGAATGAACGCCCCCTTGCTGCCTAGGCGCGCTCACGACAGCTGTTTCGCTGACGGTTGTCCAGTTTCAAAAGCCGAATTTTGGACACCGGAGAACGGGACTGGATTAGTCCCGCATGGAAACCACGAATTTGCAGTACTGCGGTGAACCCTGGATCCACAGGTCGAGCCAGATCGGTCAGTGTGTCAATCGGCACGCAAAACTGACCCCCTATCGGCGTGCAATATTGACCCCCTCGATGGTCGGATGGCTGGCTCGATCCGGCATAGCTTGCAGCACGACAATGAAGATGAGAGTGCGGCGTCAATCAGGATGAGAATGCCGCCGGGCGGGAACGCAGGGAGGGCGTAGCCCGACCGGAGGCTCCGCCCGGCGGCAGTGGCCTTTTTGCGGACCTCACGCGCGTGTCTTGAATCGCCAGCTCTCGTTGCCGGTCTCTACGATGTCGCAGTGGTGGGTGAGCCGGTCG
Proteins encoded:
- a CDS encoding amidohydrolase; amino-acid sequence: MFDLVIRDGLIVDGTGKPAYRGDVAVSDGRIAEVGRQAGPGRREIRAGGQLITPGFVDVHTHYDGQATWDGQLAPSSWHGVTTIVMGNCSVGFAPVRPDQHDFLIEMMEGVEDIPGIALHEGISWEWETFPDYLDHLDRVPRAIDVGAQATHAAMRAYVMGDRGAANEPATADDLSSMTRMVREAIHAGALGLTSSRADVHRTSKGAHIPGYGVGADELVALAQAVGETGKGAIGVNLDFLDEDDDFGLLRRLKRVSSRPVWFLLTQMNDDPQKYARLLDRMAQSTAEGEEVLCQVAGRPIGFLLGLESSLNPFISRPSYKRIANLSLAERVTALRDPEFRAQLMSERRSHKSDIMRTVTTRFDRMFRLGDPPDYEPPAEASIAAKAEREGLDPQEVALDVLLERDGHELLFMPALNYAEGDFGAIERMMAHPNAILGLSDGGAHCGLICDASTPTYMLSHWARDRSRGPKISLEAAVRKQTSETAALYGLNDRGRVAEGYKADLNVIDFEHLRLCAPEMVYDLPAGGRRLVQRAEGFRAIVNGGEVTFENGEATGAMPGRLVRGGQAAPATR